GAATACGTAAGACAAATTAATCCTAGCACGTCATACATAGGTTCTTGATTAAATATTGAGAATAATTCTCAATAACTAGGGGTTATCACCCTTGCCGAATGGGACTAGCCATTATCAGAGCTTTCAGATACAAGGCTAGTTGTTTACTTGGAGGAATTCCGGCTCAATAAGTCCATAGCCGTTGTCTTCTCTCTTATAAACAGCAGCAATCCTATTTGAAAAGATATTTAAAAACATATAGAAATTATGACCACAGTCATCCAACATTTCAATTGCTTGTTCTGGTTCCATTGCTTTCATACGAAAACGTTTGACTTTAATAATCTCTGGTTCTGCATACGACTGAATATGACTAGCAAAATCTGCTGGTAGTTCATCTTTTTCAAAATTCTCAAGACCATATGCTTTAACACTCTTGCCGTTGTGTATCTTGCTGTAGATCTTGGTTTTATACTTTCTCAACTGACCTTCGATCTTGTCTACAACTGTATCTATACTTGCATAAACATTGGCTTCAGAAGACTGACATCTAATAACGTGTCCTCCTTTGAGATTGATAGTAATTTCAGCTTTTTGATTCCTGTCTCTATTTTTTTTTAGCACTGAAAGAACCATTCTTATATCGTGGTTCTGAATTAGTGAGTCAAAGTGTTTATGTATTCTAGTTAATTTAGAGTTGGCATATTCTCTGATCGCTTCGGTAATTTCTATATTCTTACCTTCTATAATAGTTTGAGATCCGACATTCATAATTTGTAACTCCTCTTTATTTTCTGCATTAGTCTTAAAACTCTAAGACTTAAGCTGTTTTGACATCAAATTATAGCATTTCAGGCTAGGTCGAAAAACAAAATTGTCTAGTCGAGTCCAAGGAAAAAGCTTTAAACTACAGCAAACACAGTCAGACAAGCTAAAGCCAAAATTGTTCTTGTTTTTTAATCGTCTTTCTGGGTTTAATTCCCTCAGCAAGAGACCTACGGTTTCCTGCACCTTCCCATTTTGCGCAGCAAGCTGCGGGGAATTAAACTCAGAGACGATTAACATGCTAATATCAATTCCCAAGATGGCTAATCTATCTAACAATAAGCGCCCAGTGAATGATAATAAAACTCACTTAGCTAAAAATAAACTCAAAATTGCCTATACATTAGGTGACATTGCCGGCATAGGCGAAGAAATATTTTTTAAATTTCAAAAACAATATCAA
Above is a window of Cyanobacteriota bacterium DNA encoding:
- the raiA gene encoding ribosome-associated translation inhibitor RaiA, with product MNVGSQTIIEGKNIEITEAIREYANSKLTRIHKHFDSLIQNHDIRMVLSVLKKNRDRNQKAEITINLKGGHVIRCQSSEANVYASIDTVVDKIEGQLRKYKTKIYSKIHNGKSVKAYGLENFEKDELPADFASHIQSYAEPEIIKVKRFRMKAMEPEQAIEMLDDCGHNFYMFLNIFSNRIAAVYKREDNGYGLIEPEFLQVNN